GGCGTAGGCCAGCAGCTCAAGGTTGGCTTCCAGGCGGTCGGCGATCTTGAGCAGCACGTTGGCTCGCTCAGCAGCCGAAGTCTTGCCCCACTTGTCGGCGGCAGCGTGCGCAGCGTCCAGCGCCAGCTCGATGTCTTCAGCACTCGAGCGGGCAGCCTGCGTGTACACAGTGCCCGAAATCGGCGTCACGACGTCGAAGTATTGCCCATTGACCGGGGCCACCCACTCCCCGCCGATAAAATTGTCGTAACGGGGCTTGTACGAAATCTTGGCGCCAGCAGCGCCCGGAGCGGCATAAATCATGAAAAGTCTCGTGTATTGTTGAGGGGTCACCAAACTGTTCGCGGCGAAATCCCCACCTATCAAGAGATGCACCAAATCACGCTGCGCGTAAGCGCTGTGACATGGCGCGACTTCCTACATTCCGGCTAGGAACTGCAACTTGCTACGGCTCATGTTCCATTCTCGGGTGGCAGCGCGCCCGTCTGGGTACGCCCTCCAGCCAGCGAGCAACGACGCGTCAGCGTCCAGGTTTGCCATGTTTCACCCGCGCAGCTCATTGAGATGCACACGGTTCACCCAGTCGACTCCCCGAGTTGTACTGGTAGGCCACAGGTTGCAGCACCGGCATGTTCAGCCCGATCCGACTTTCGAAGTTGAAGAATATTGCGGTCTTCTGGCACGCACCCCTCGGAAGGGGCCTCCTCAGTCGCAGGCCACTCGAATTTTGGCAGTGCGGTGCCTAGACGGCTGGCGTGACCATTCCCCTAGGACCGCTATCCAGGACGATGAGTCACATCTGGGACATCCTGTCAACAGGATCGCGACCCTGCAGTGACCACCCCCAGAAATGACCCACCAAGGGTAGTCGCCGTTTCCGATGGTCCCAACCCGCTGGCAAGCTAGGGGTATACGTGATTTCAGTTTGATTACCTCGACTGCTAAGATGTACCTACAACTTTCTGCAGCAATCCGACCACATAGTTGCATATGCATCTTGATATGCGGTCGCTCATCATCAAGGAGATTCAGTGCCTACTTATATCGTATCCGCCGCCGCCGGCTTGCTTTCGTTGGACGCGAAACAAGCGATCGCCGAAGCTATCACCGTCTCCCACAACAAAGTCACCGGCGCCAACATGTTCTTTGCTCAGGTGATTTTTCAGGATGTCCCCCAGGGCAATCATTTCATGGGAGGTCGCCCTCTACGGCATGACCACATCTTTGTCCACGGCCACGTACGGTCCGGGCGAACGCGCGAACAGAAGGCAGACTTGCTTAACCGAATCGTCGATGGGATCTGCCAAGTGACCGATGTACCGAAGGTCAATGTGTGGGGATATATCTCTGAGTTACCCCCAAGCCACATGATTGAGTACGGCGAAATCCTCCCGGAGCCGGGAGAAGAGGCTCAGTGGATGGAGTCCCTCGCTCCGGAAGTGCGGAATTTCATGGCGAACATCGAGCGCTGATGCTCGAGATCATTTACCAGCACTTGCATCGTTGTTCGAAGATTTGAGGTAAAGCGATGACCACCACTACATTTGCCCTGGAAGCTAAGGGCGGCATGACAAAGGAAGAGCGAAAAGTTGTCTTCGCATCTTCGTTGGGTACCGTATTCGAATGGTACGATTTTTATCTCTACGGGTCGCTTGCCGCAATTATCGGTAAGCAGTTCTTCTCGGGCGTGAATGAAACAACATCATTCATCTTTGCATTGCTTGCCTTCGCTGCAGGCTTCGCGATCCGACCTTTTGGTGCCCTGTTCTTCGGGCGTCTGGGGGACTTGATCGGGCGAAAGTATACGTTCCTCGTCACGATCTTGCTGATGGGGTCTTCCACTTTTCTTGTCGGAATTTTGCCGACGTACGCATCCATCGGCATCACGGCCCCGATTTTGCTGATCTTGCTGCGCCTCGCCCAAGGTCTTGCCCTCGGTGGTGAGTATGGCGGTGCTGCCACCTATGTTGCTGAACACGCCTCTGAGGGTCGGCGCGCGTACTTCACCTCCTGGATTCAAACCACCGCGACGCTGGGTTTCTTCCTCTCGTTGATCGTCATCCTCGGAACTCGTCTGCTACTCGGCGAGACAACTTTTGCCGCATGGGGGTGGCGAGTTCCCTTTATCTTCTCCGTGCTTCTGCTTGGGATTTCTGTATGGATTCGTCTCTCTCTCAGCGAATCGCCAGTCTTCCTGAAGATGAAACAAGAGAAGAAGACCTCCAAGGCCCCCATTTCCGAGGCCTTTGGAAACTGGAAGAACGTAAGAATTGTTCTGATTGCCCTGTTCGGTCTAGTGGCAGGCCAGTCGGTGATCTGGTACACGGGACAATTTTACGCCCTCTTCTTCCTCACACAATCGCTCAAGGTAGACCCGATCACGGCCAACCTACTGATTGCTTCGGCCCTGCTCATCGGCGTTCCCATGATTGTGTACTTTGGGAAGCTTGCAGACCGAATTGGGCGAAAGCCGCTGATGATTACGGGATTCTTTTTGTCCGCAGTGCTGTATTTCCCACTCTTCAAAGCGATGACACATTATGTGAATCCCGCTTTGGACAGGGCGCAGAAAACAGCACCGGTGACCGTGGTTGCAGACCCGGCAGCATGCTCATTCCAGTTTAATCCGGTTGGCACTGCCGAATTCACGAAGTCTTGCGATATCGCGAAGGCCTACCTCTCGAAGTCCTCGGTGAACTATGAGAACGTAGCGGCTCCCCTCGGGACGACGGCCTATGTTCGAATTGGTGATCGCGTCATCTCTAGCTACGAGAGCAAAGCCCTTGACCCGGTCGAACGGAAGCAGCGAGCAGCGTCCTTCGAGAACGAGCTGAGTGACACGCTTAAAGCCGTGGGGTATCCCAAAACAGCAGCTCTGGAGGAGATGAACA
The genomic region above belongs to Cupriavidus oxalaticus and contains:
- a CDS encoding tautomerase family protein, with protein sequence MPTYIVSAAAGLLSLDAKQAIAEAITVSHNKVTGANMFFAQVIFQDVPQGNHFMGGRPLRHDHIFVHGHVRSGRTREQKADLLNRIVDGICQVTDVPKVNVWGYISELPPSHMIEYGEILPEPGEEAQWMESLAPEVRNFMANIER
- a CDS encoding MFS transporter; this encodes MTKEERKVVFASSLGTVFEWYDFYLYGSLAAIIGKQFFSGVNETTSFIFALLAFAAGFAIRPFGALFFGRLGDLIGRKYTFLVTILLMGSSTFLVGILPTYASIGITAPILLILLRLAQGLALGGEYGGAATYVAEHASEGRRAYFTSWIQTTATLGFFLSLIVILGTRLLLGETTFAAWGWRVPFIFSVLLLGISVWIRLSLSESPVFLKMKQEKKTSKAPISEAFGNWKNVRIVLIALFGLVAGQSVIWYTGQFYALFFLTQSLKVDPITANLLIASALLIGVPMIVYFGKLADRIGRKPLMITGFFLSAVLYFPLFKAMTHYVNPALDRAQKTAPVTVVADPAACSFQFNPVGTAEFTKSCDIAKAYLSKSSVNYENVAAPLGTTAYVRIGDRVISSYESKALDPVERKQRAASFENELSDTLKAVGYPKTAALEEMNIPMVMLILTVLVALVALVYAPIAAVLVELFPTRIRYTAMSLPYHVGNGWFGGFLPTTAFALVAATGNMYAGLWYPVSIAALSFVVALFFLPETKNRSIAD